A region of the Peredibacter starrii genome:
AGGCCCTCATTGAATTTATTGCGGAGACTTTGGAGATACCTAAACGAAGTGTCCATCTCACTCAAGGCGAGACTTCCCGTCAGAAAACGATCTTGGTTGAAATGGCGGTAGAGAATGTGCGAGCGATTATTAAAGACTAAAAAAAAAGGCCCCACCGAAGTGAGGCCTTTAGAGATTACTTAGTTAATTGAGCTTGTTTGATTTTTGAAGTAAGGGCCGTAATTCTTAGAACCACTTCACCCCATTGAACACCACCAAGATTGTCATTACCTACGAAAGCACAGTTTTGAATGTTTTCGTCACACTTGTTTACAACTAAACAGCTGCGAGGATCAGATTCTTTGCTTGGGTGGTAATCAGTTCTACCTTGGATCAGGATACCTTCAAGCATACCAGTGTTGGCATCGAATACCGCTGAACCAGAGTTACCTTGGAAAGTATCCAGGTTAGTAGAGAACTTTGTTGAGTCTGTATTTCTTGTAACTTTAGCACCTGGAGAAACCTTAGTTGGTAGACCAGTTGGGTGACCGATAACAACAAGCTGAGCGTTGTTGGCGATTTTCCCAGTTGTACGGAACTTAAGTGGAGTGCGGCCAGTAACTGGACGGTCTAGCTTAATGATCGCGTAGTCTAGAGTCTGATTAAGTTCAGCAGCAACTACTGACTTACAAGTATAGATGTTTGTTACTGAGATATCTTTTGTAGGGTTAGCAGTCGGCGACTTCATATCGTAGCCGAACACCCATGCGAAACCTCTACAAACGTTCTCTGGCGTAGAGAATGATTTGTAACAGTGACCTGCAGTGATCAAAGTATCAGGAGAAACCAGGAAGCCCGAACAGTTCGGAGCGATTGGCTGCTGAGAGAATGATTCTGAAGGACAGATATTCATCGCGCGCTCTAGAGATTGTGTCCCTACAAGGTCGAAGAAGTTTGGTTTAGATGATTTTTGGAACTGACGAACATCGATCATGCCGGCAGTTGCTTGCGCAAGCTGAAGATGAAGCTGATTTCTAACCTGATAGATATCCTGTCGGTTATCTGGGCCGTAAACAACTTCGATACTCTGATTAGCTGCGAAGGCTTGAGAAAGGGCCAGAAGCGAGGCCAAAGCGATTAGATTTTTCATTCCATCTCCTATGAGGAAAGGTGCGTTGAACGGGGGCATTTATTCCAAAGTAAGAACAGATTGAAAACTAACATCTTCTGACAAATTTTTGACGGATTGCCTAAGTGCTTGAAATTGACCCGGCGAAATAAAAAAAGGCCCACCGAAGTGGGCCTTCTTATGAAGCTTTATTGAGATCTAAATTAAGCTTTTTTGGCCCACATATTACAGTAAGCGCCTTCTTTTACCATTGGAGCTGTTGGAGTCTTCATAGCATTTTTCATTGCTGGAAGAGTACATTCGCCCACGCCTGCAGCGCCAGCTTTATAGTGCTTACAAGTTGAACACTGTTTGCCGTTCTTAGCTTGTGGAGAAACTTCTTTATAACCAAGTTTACCAGCTGTAACGAATGTACCTGCGGCAACTGCGTCGTTAAGAAGACCAGCAGCTTTTCCAACTACAGTTGAAACAGCGGCGAAAAATAGAGATGTTTTTAAAAATTCACGTCTTTTCATATTCAAGCCCTTTGTTAAAAAAAATTGTTCTTAATTTGATAAAAATCTTTATGGGAATTTTAGCATAAAAAAAATTGGTTTTAAGAGTGAAAAATGCACCACAAGAGCACCTACCTTTGCTCGAAATATCATGCAAAAGTTTGAGCTATAAAACTGATAGACACTCCGAATAAGTTCTAACTAATATTAAAGAATGAAAACACAAACTAAATCATTTAATTTTATCGATCTATTCTCTGGTTGCGGCGGACTCTCTTGCGGTCTAGAAATGGCGGGTCACCGTTGTTTATTGGGCGTTGATGCAAATAAAGAGGCGATTCAAAGTTTTGCGGCAAACCATCACGAAGCAGCAGTTTATTTGGGAGACATTAAAAAACTTTCAGAGAAAAAGTTAACTGAGCTTCTGAAAGGTCAGAAAGTTGATATGGTTGTTGGTGGACCTCCTTGTCAGGGTTTCTCGACTGTTGGTCGTGGCCAGGTAGAGGATGAGCGTAACCAACTTTTTAAAGAGTTCGTACGTATCGTTAAAGTAACTCAGCCGAAAGTTATTCTATTTGAAAACGTGACTGGTCTTGTGGCCAAGAAGAACCAACCGATTCTTGCTAAAATTTTCCAATATTTTGAGAAGCTCGGCTACAACATGGATGCCCGTGTTCTTTCAGCTGAAGAATTTGGTGTGCCTGAAAAGCGTCGTCGCGCCATTATCATGGGTGTAAAAGGGGGAGAGTGTGTTTTCCCTGAAGTGACTCACGGTAAGCGTTCAAAACAAAAAGTTCGCACGGTTTCTGAAGTGTTCAAAAACTTAAAAGCTAAAAATGGCCAGATCTATAATCACGATGTGAAGGCCGCTCAGATTAAAAAAGTCGAAGACCGTGAACGCCTGAAATTTATTCCGGCCGGAAAAGGGATTCGTTACCAGGAAGATGAACTGAACTATCTTCCAAAAAAACTTCGTTACGGCATTGATTGGAACACTCTTCGTGAAAAGCGTTTCCGTCAGACTCGTCTTCAGCGTCTTCCGCTGAATGAGCCATCGCCAACGATCCTTACAGCGAGAACAACTTATTTCCACCCGACTGAAGCTCGCTACCTCACTCCACGTGAAGCGGCCGCATGTCAGAGTTTCCCGAATGACTTCATTTTCCACGGTTCTCAGACGGCCATGTTCCGTCAGATCGGAAATGCAGTTCCTCCGGGTCTGGCCCATGCACTCGGACAGGCGATCAAAAAGATCGAATTTAAAAAAGGTGTTTTCAAGAAGAAAACCGCGGAGAATATCCTAGGTAAGAACGCTTTCCACTATCACGAGACGACATACCTATGATTGAAACTGTGAAGAAGATTTTTAGTACCCGCATGCTATCCATGCTTCTTATTGGTTATAGCGCGGGACTTCCGCTTCTTCTCATTGGTTCGACGTTGCAGGCGTGGATGACAGATGAAGGTGTTGACCTGACGGCCATTGGTCTCGTGTCACTTCTTGGCCTTCCCTATGTTTTCAAATTTCTATGGGCGCCACTCCTGGACCGTTACAAACTTCCATTTCTTTCTCGACGAAAGGGGTGGATGCTTTTGTTCCAGGTAATGCTGGTTCTTTGTATTCTTGGTTTATCTCTTACAAATCCTAAAACTGATATCAACCTCGTTTGTGTTTGGGCATTCCTCATTGCCTTTTTCTCGGCCTCTCAGGACGTTGTGCTTGATGCTTATAGAAGAGAAATTCTGCCTGATGAAGAACTGGGACTAGGTTCATCTCTTTATATTACAGGTTACCGTTTAGCGATGCTGGTTTCAGGTGCCCTTGCTCTGATTCTCGCGGACACTATTCCTTGGAAAGATGTGTATATGTGGCTTGCGGTGTTTATGGCGCCGGCGATTCTCTTCACATTTCTGGCCCCTAAAGAAAATCATCACATTCCAATTCCGGCCAATCTTAAGGCCGCAGTTGTGGGACCTTTAAAGGATTTTTTCACTCGTAAGGGTGCTTGGATCATGCTTCTCTTTATTCTGATGTATAAAGTGGGCGATAGCATGGCCTCGAATATGACGACTCCGTTTATTCTGGATATCGGCTATTCAAAAACTGATATCGGAACTGTGGCGAAGACCTTCGGTATGGTTGCAACAATTCTAGGTGGAATCTTGGGTGGAACCATGATGCTTAGAATGAACATGCGCTACTCTTTGATCACTTTCGGTATTCTTCAGGCCGTATCAACTCTTGGTTTTGCTGCTCTTCCGGCCATGCCTGTGACATTCATGTCATTGGCCCTCATCATTGCGTTTGAAAACCTTGCTTCTGGTATGGGAACTGCCGCGTATTCAGCTTATATGGCCTCTTTGACCAATAAGCAGTTCACTGCCACTCAATATGCGCTTCTCACGGCCCTCATGGGCATTCCTCGCGTAATCCTCGCCAGTCCGACAGGATGGATGGCAAAGCAGATGGGTTGGGAAATGTTCTTTGTGGTTTGTACGTTGGTAGCAGTGCCTGGACTTCTTTTATTGATTCCAGTTTTCCGCTTAGAAAAGCCAGCTCAAAAAGCCGCAATCTAATTCGCCTTGAATCTTGCTGTTAATTTCTTTTTCTTCGCTTGAACGAAGCTTTTTCGCCATTTCTTTAGCGGTGGCACAAGCACTGATGGTGACTTTCTTACCGTCTTTTCTGAAAGTGTATTTCTCGGCGGCGGAGAACTTAATCAGCGACTTCACGAGTGGCAAACTATTAAGTTCAATGGCATGAATGAGGGCCGACTTTCCGTCTTTGTCCCATAGATGAGGATTGGCATTGTGACTTAAATACAAGTCTACAAATTTCTGTTTTTTTAACACCGTTGATTTAATCAGAGGTGTGATCTCAGCATCTTTAGGTCCATCGATATCAGAAAGGTTTTCATTTAAAAGATATTCTGCGGTTAAGATGGCCTTGTTTTCATCTCGAGAATCAACCAGAATGCTAAGAGGATTACAGTTATCATAACTCTTCAGGAGAGTTGGAAATAATTGGTTAAGCTTCTTCACCATAGTGTAATCGGCCTGGCCCAAAACACTTCTATAGCTCGCCAGATCCGGGGCCCCTACTTCCACTTTCAAATAAGTCTGAATGAGTTCAGCGATTCTCGTCATCTGATTTTCTTCGGCGATTCGAAGAGGACTGCGATCCAGTTTATCCGGAATTGTTAAGCTAGCACCTTGATTGATAAGAAGATTGGCCGAATCTTCATCCAGATTCTTAATAGCAACAATCAGGGCCGTATCACCTTCTGCATTTTTCTTATTCAGATCAACTTTTAAATCTAATAAAACTCTCACTGAATTTGAGCGGCCCTTTGCAATCGCCACCATCAGCGGAGTTTCTTTATTGATATTGGCCTTGTTAACGTCAGCGCCTTTCTCAATCAGGAAGTTTCTGATTTGGTTAAAGTTATATTTAATGGCGAGAGTGAGATAGGTTTCCCCATCAAAGAGAATCTCATTCAAATTAATGAAGCTATTTTCCATCAGCACCCTTCTCAGGGCCGGAAGATCGTCCTCAACTACCGCACGTCTCATTTCTTTCTGAGCGTAGAAAGAAACCTCGGCCTCGGTTGGCTGGGTGGAAATGTCGTTATTGCCTTTGTCTTCATGTTCCTTTTTCCCACATGAAGCGAGAAGGGACAGCACGAGACAGCTTGTGGCCAGCCAATAAGATTTCATAAATCGGAGTTTACTAGGGGTTTTGGAGCAGGCGGGAACAAAAGGAGATTTCGGGAAAACTTTACATGAAAAGGGCCTCTTGCGAGGCCCTAACTAACTGGAATTAGTAAGTAAGATGAGGGTTCATCTTCGAAAGATTGATCAGACGCTTAAGTTGTTTGTCCTTAAGAGCTGCCATACGAAGAAGAACGATCGCACCAGCTTTATAGCCACGTACTTCGTCATTACCAACAAGACCTAGGAAACCAGCTTGCTTGTTGTTAACGTTGAAGTTCCAGTAACCAGAGATACCAGCAGTTTCAAATCCAACTGGGATCCAAACACCGAATAGTTCTTTGTGGTAATAGAACGACATATCGTGGAAAGCCGTATCGATACGAAGTGAGTTCTCAAGTTTACCACCTGGGATACCTGGAACAGCACGGCCGTCTGGAAGGTAGTTACCATCGCCAAGGCCGATGTTGATTGCTTCAAGATCAGCAACGTCTAGGTATAGAGCTAGAATCATACCACCGTCGATAACGTTTGGTGCGAATTCAAAGAATGAACGTTGTGTCTTAGGAATTGGGGCCTTTAAACCTGCATCAACCTGCATGTTTAAAAATTTGAAAGTCATAAGAATTTGACCATCGACTACGTTAAAGATTGGGCCCTTAACGCCGTTGATCTCAGGCACGCCGCCAGTTTGCTGGCCGCAGCTTGGAGTCAACACGATAGCGAGCATGAGAATCATCGCTTTAAGTGAAAGCATCCACTTTTTCATTTTACCGTCCTTGTTGGTTTACTGAGTTAAAAACTCATTTGGTAATATTATTGTGCAAAATATTCCGAATGCAATGTCGGTAGAAATTTCTAAGACAGATGCATCAATTTGTTAGATAATTCGGCCCATGAAATTGACAGGTACACTCTCTAAAATGGAAACGCGACATGATGATGTCGTAAGTTATGGATTGCAACTCCGCGAGGTGCGTTTTGACCTCAACCAAGCTGTTGGTAAAGATCTCCGCTTAACTTACTCCGGTAATATTATTTGTGAGAACTGCGGCAAAAAAACCAAGAAATCTTATGCAGAAGGGCACTGCTATCCCTGCACGATGAAATTAGCGTCATGCGATTTGTGCATATTGAAGCCAGAACTTTGTCACTTTGATAAAGGCACTTGTCGCGAACCACAATGGGGCGAAGAAAACTGTTTCAAAAACCATATTGTGTATTTGGCCAATTCATCAGGTTTAAAGGTTGGTATCACTCGTAAGACTCAAGTTCCTATTCGTTGGATGGATCAAGGGGCCAGTGAAGCACTGCCAATTTTAGAAGTTAAGAATAGATTTGTTTCAGGTCAGGTGGAAGTGCTGTTCAAGAAGCACATTAATGATAAGACTGACTGGCGAAAGATGCTTAAAGGCGAGCCTGATTCAATTGATTTGAAAGAATGGCGAGACAAGCTTTTAAAAGAAGTGGCGGAAGATTTAAAACATTTCGACGTCACTGTACTTGATCAAGAAATTTATAAGTTCAAATATCCAGTTGAGAAATACCCTGAAAAAGTGAATTCATTCAATCTGGATAAAACGAATGAGGTCACTGGCCGCTTGATGGGAATCAAAGGGCAATATCTTATTTTTGATACAGGTGTACTCAACGTGCGCTCTCACACTGGTTACGAAATTACTCTGGAGGAAATCCATGCAACAACCTAAGACAATCTACTTAAAAGACTACAGACCTTCACCATTCACGATCGATACGATTGATCTTACGGTTGATATTCACGCTGATCACTCGATGGTGACCTCAGTGATGAGAATTGAGAAACACAAGGATTCAGTTGGACAAAAATTAAATCTGGAACTGAACGGCGAGGGCATGGAGCTTGTGGGCCTTAAGTTTAACGGGGAAGTTCTTCCGAATGATCGTTTTCAGGTTTCTAGTGACAAGCTTGTGATCCTGAATGTGACTCACGATGAATTCACACTTGAGATTCAAAACAAAATCAATCCGGCCGAGAACAAGGCCCTGGAAGGTTTTTACCAGTCATGCCCTCAGCTTTGTACGCAATGTGAGCCGGAAGGTTTCCGCCGTATTACTTATTTCATCGACCGTCCGGATGTGATGGCGAAATATACAACAAAAATGATCGCTGATAAGAAGCAATATCCTTCGCTTCTTTCTAACGGTAACCGCATTGGTAGTGGTGATCTTCCTGGTGGACGTCACTGGGCCCAGTGGCAAGATCCATTCAGAAAACCAAGTTACCTTTTTGCGATGGTGGCCGGCGAGTTCGATGTGGCACGTGATACTTTCACAACGATGAAAGGCCGCAAGATCGATCTTGAGATCTACGTTGATAAAGGCAATTTAGGGAAAACTCCTCACGCCATGAACTCTCTTAAACAGAGTATGAAGTGGGACGAGGAAACATTTGGTTTAGAGTATGACCTTGATATTTACATGATCGTTGCGGTTGATTCATTCAACATGGGCGCCATGGAAAACAAGGGCCTCAATATCTTCAATTCGACTTACACACTGGCCGATGAGAAAAGTGCAACTGACCACGACTTCCAGGGCGTTCAAGGAGTGATTGGTCACGAATATTTCCATAACTGGACTGGTAACCGTGTGACTTGTCGTGACTGGTTCCAGCTAACGCTGAAAGAAGGTCTGACTGTATTCCGTGATCAGGAATTTTCTTCTGACATGCTTTCACGTGCTGTTAAACGCCTGGAAGATGTTCGTCTTCTAAAAGACTCACAGTTTGCGGAAGATGCGGGTCCTTTAAGTCACCCGATTCGTCCATCGAGCTATATTGAAATTAATAACTTCTACACTCGCACTGTTTATGAAAAAGGTGCGGAAGTGATTCGTATGATTCACACCCTGATCGGAAAAGAAAAGTTCCGTAAGGGGATGGATAAGTATTTCGAGCTCTTCGACGGTCAGGCCGTAACGACGGAAGACTTTGTACACGCTATGGAAGTGGCAAGTGGAAAGGATCTATCTCAGTTCAGAAACTGGTACTCACGTCCCGGCACTCCAACGTTGAAAGTGACTTCGAGAAAAGAAGGCAATGAATTCGTTCTGGATATCGAGCAGAAGTACCCACTTCCGACGGTGAAGGTTGAGGATAATAACGTTCTTCTAATGCCGTTTAAGATTGGTCTTCTTGATAAAACAACTAAGAAAGAAGAAGAGCATCTTTTAGAGCTTAAAAACCTAAAAGAGACTTTCCGTTTCAAAGTAAATGGCGACGTCACTCCATCACTTAACTTGGGTTTCTCAGCTCCAGTTATTGTTGAGTATCCATATGAAGTGGCAGACCTGATTGAACTCATGAGTTTCAATAAAGATCCTTATTGCCGTTATGAGGCGACTCAAAAGATTTATGATCACGTATTTAAGGCCGAGTTCTATTATTTCAAAGCGAATGGAAAACTTAATCCTGATTTAACTTCAGAGTTTAAATCAGCGTTCCAGAATCTTCTAAAAGATGAAAGCATTGATCTGTCGTTTAAGTCATATCTTCTAGATCTACCGACTGAAAATGGTCTTTCTCAAGAAATGATTCAGCCGGACTTTGATGCCATTCATACTGTTCACGGTCATCTTCGTAAGAAACTTGGTCTTGAATTCCAGGATTGGTTCCTAAAGGAGCATGAGCGTCTTTCAAAAGTGAGCAAGTTTGAGCTTACTCCAAAAGCATTTGGTGAAAGAGCATTAAAAAATCAATGTCTCACATATCTTGTTGCCTCTGAAACGAAGGCCGGTATGGAGGCCCTTGATAAGCACTACGGTAATGCTACTAACATGACGGAAGAAATCCACGCTCTACAACTTTATATCGCAAGCGGCGTAGAGCTTGAGCATGATTCAATTCAAAAGTTCTATCAGAAGTGGAAGCACGACTCACTTGTGATGCTTAAGTGGTTTAGCTCTCTGGCCGCATATTCTCCGAAGAAATTTGCTCTTGAGCGCATTGAGAAATTAGAGAAGAACGTGCTTTTCCAGAAGCAAGTTCCGAACTATCTAAGATCTCTTTATCTTCAATTTGCTAAAAACAATCTTCATGCTTTCCATGATGATAACGGCGCCGCTTACCGCTTTGTGGCCCAAAGAATTTGTCACATTGATGGTTTCAACCCTCAAGTGGCATCTCGAGCTGCAGGCGCGTTTTCATTGATTAATAAATTGGATTCTAAACGTCAGACAGAAATGAAGGCGGCTTTGAAGACAATCATGGATAACAAACCGTCTCGTGATACTTTTGAGGTGGTTTCTAAGTATCTTGCCCAATAAAAAATTCTAGATCGAGGGGCCTATTTCTTAGGCTTCTCGATTCTCACAAGCTTCATCGCCGGTTCACGGGTTTTAAGAGTCAAAACAGTGGCCGTTACCAAAAATAATGCCGCAGAAAAGATAAGGTATTCCATAAAGTACTCCTTGATGGATTTATCGGCATTTCCCTCTGGAAAATGATGCCCGGAGTTACTGTTTTTTCTCCTCAAAGACAGACAATTGGTGATACAATTCCACGGGAAATCAACAATTTCAGGTTCTTAAGGGAAACTAACCATCATGGAAGCTATACTCTCGCTTAGGCAGAAAGCACTTAAAATCAATCTAGCAAAAAGGTTTTACGGAACATTTGCTGAAATTGGCGCCGGACAGGAAGTTGCCCGACATTTTTTTCAGGCCGGTGGATCAAGTGGTTCAATCGCAAAAACCATTTCTGCCTATGACATGACTTTCTCAGATTCGATCTATGGAAAAGAACCGTCAGGTCGTTATGTTTCTCAAACCAGACTTCTAAGAATGCTCGATAAAGAGTTTCAACTTCTGGAAGAACGCTTAGGAGAGACTCGCGGTAAGAATCACCAGTTCTTCGTTTTCGCGAATACAGTCGCTGCACTTAATTTCCAAAGAACTAATGAGGCCCACGGTTGGCTTGGGATGCGTTTTCAAGATGCTCCAGGTTCGGAAGTAAGTGATGTTGTGATTCACGTGCGTATGCTTGATCCTCAGAATCTTCTACAACAAGATGCTCTTGGGATCATGGGGCTGAACCTTGCTTACGCTTCAATGTTTTTATCTCACGATCCAGAGTGTTTTATTCGTTCACTCATGGATCACCTTGATACTTCTCGAATTGAAGTTAACTTCATTCGTTTTGGTGGAAAAGTCTTTAAAGAAATTGATAACCGCCTGATGAACCTTCAACTTCTAAAAGAAGGTTACACTCACGCCATCATGTTTGATGAGCAGGGAGAAGTGGTTCTGGCCAATGATGTTCTTTATAAGAAAGACGTTCTCGTGGTCCGTGGTTCATACCGTCCACCTACACTTGTAAGTATGGATATGATCAAAACCGGTGTGGCCAATTTTGCGAAAGATCATGGTAAGAAAGTTGAAGATGTGGTGACGATTTCTGAAATCACCATTTCAACTCTTAAAGCTGATGATGGCGATATCACGAAAGAGGATTTCCTCGCCCGTGTGGATCTTATGTGTGCCATGGGACAGAAAGTGTTAATCACGAACTATCCTCAGTACTACAAACTTGCCAACTACTTCGCAAAATTTAACGTTCCTCACTTAGGTCTGGTACTTGGTATTTATAACTTCCAGCAGATCTTCACTGAAGAATACGCCAACGTTGAAGGTGGAATCTTAGCGGCCTTGGGCCAGCTTTTCCGTCATAACGTAAAGGTTTATATTTATCCATACAAGTCTGAGCAAGGTGCCATTGAAACGCTCGCGAACTTAAAAGTTCCAACGCAGTTTGATCACTTGTTCGCTCACATCAAAGCGATGAAACAGATCGATGATGTTGCCAATTACAATAAAGACATTCTTCATATCTACTCATCAAAAGTTCTTCAGATGGTTGTGAATAATGAGCCAGGCTGGGAAGCAATGGTTCCACCAGAAGTGGCAAAGAACATCAATGCAAAATGTCTCTTTGGTCATCCATGCTTCATTGGAAAAAAGAACAAAGAATAAAAACTACAAAGCGCTCTCTAACTTTAGGAGCGCTTTTTTCATTTCCAGACCATGGGCAAAGCCGCCCAGATCTTTAGAACCAACAACTCGGTGACATGGATAAATCAGCATCAGAGGATTTCTCCCACAGGCAGTTCCGATGGCCTGAAACGCGCGAGAATTCATTTTAACAGCTAGATCGCGGTAAGAGGCGACCTGACCAAAGGGAATCTCTATCATGGCGTTTAAAACCTCTAGATGAAAAGGGGAAACTTGGGAGAGATCAGTCGGGATATCAAGGGAGTCGGATTTACCCTCTAGATAAGAAAGAAGTTTTTGAAAGCAGTCTTCAAAGAAGATGTTTCTTTCACCCGGGACCGAAGGTTCTACCACGTGGATGGAACTCAAGGTTTTGCCGTCAAAGCTTGTGAGTTTAAGCGTTCCCACGATAGGAAGTGCCGGCAAGATGACGCTCATTGATTGTTCTTTCATGGGGAAAAGCTTATCATGGCCTCATGATAAAAGTCTTCACTTCGCCCTTTAATAATCCCTTTATCAATCTCGCACTAGAGGATCATTTCCTGCGTGGGGGAGCGGATCTTCCGTTGTTATTTTTCTATGTGAATCGTCCAAGCGTTGTGCTTGGCCGCTTTCAGAATCCATGGGTGGAATGTAACCTTCCGTATCTGGTGAAAAATGATATTTGGATGGTGAGACGTCAAAGTGGCGGCGGCTGCGTTTTTCATGACGAAGGGAATTTAAATTTTAGCTTCATCGTTCCGGAAGGGATGATTGATCGAAAGAAGCACGCTGAAATTTTAAAAGGTGCCTTTGCCAAAGCAGGCATTGAACTTCAGATTTCACCTCGAAATGATTTATGGCTTCAGGATGAAAATGGTGAGTGGAAGAAGATCTCTGGGTCTGCTTATAAGCAGACTCGTGAGGCCTCATTTCACCACGGTACATTTCTTGTAAGTTCTGATTTAAATAAACTCGAAGAGAGTTTGAAGCAAACAATGGTGCCTAAAAATACCAAATCGATTGCTTCAGTTCGTTCAAAAGTTATTAGTCTGCAGCAGCGTCACCCGGGAGTGGAAATTCAGGACGTAATTGAGCTTGTGGCCCATGATCTTCGCACTGTTGCCATTGAGTTAGATGGAAGTCTCTTATCTCTTCCTGAGCTTCAGGCGAGTTTTAATATGCTAAGAAGTTGGGAATGGTTGTGGGGTGAAACTCCGCTCTTTGATTTAGAAACGTCAGAGGGAGTGAAATCTATTCGTAAGGGGATCATCGAAGAAACAGGAGCGAAATTTTCTCCTGCTACGATGAAGGGTCTTCTTTCAGAAGATCAGATTCAGAAATACTTTCCGGATTTTAGTGAGCAGCACAGGTCGAGCAACCAGATTTTGTAGCCGTCTGGTCTTCGAAGGTCCAATCGCTGTAATTTTCATTCAGGTAGAAACAAGCATCTGATAGGGAATCAAACGTTTCCTGGAAAACCTCTTTTTCTTCGTTCTCCAGCACGGTCACATAATATTCCAAACGATCATCGGCCATGCTTTCTGGATTGGCCCCGAAACTGATCATCGCCATGAAATTACCTTTCTCATAACGTGTATATGTCCAATTTTCGATATTTACGCATTGCATCCGACTCTCTCCATCAACTAATACTTGTCAAGCACTTACGGGTAGTCTATAGTGTGTGGACTTTTAAGTAAATGATTACCATTGCGAGGATATTATGGCTAAGGGACCACGAGTTATTGTTACTTTAGAATGTACGGAAGCTAGAAAAGAAGGTGCTTCACCTTCTCGTTATACTACAACAAAAAACAAAAAGACGACTCCAGAGCGTCTTGAGAAAATGAAGTATAACTCAAATCTTCGTCGTCACACTCTACACAAAGAAATTAAGTAATTTTCGAAAGAAAGATTTCATAAAAAAAGGGACTCTAGGGTCCCTTTTTTTATTTTATTTAAGCTCAGAACTTTTCGTCGATAGCATCCGCAGCTGATCTTTATCAATCAAAACAAATGACTGTTTCTCATCCGTCGATAAAGCATAAGTATCGCTCTTAACCACGTTCATGCCTGGAATCTGGCCTTTAATCGGAGCAATGATATAAGTACGCACACCTGAGGCCGAAATCAGTTTTAAACTGAATTCCGGGGTGGCCATGACCTTTTCCATGAAGATTTGTTGGTCTGTATTTAACTTATCTAGAATCGAGAAACTCTTCATGTCTTCTAAGCGTTCAAAGAAGCGCTTAACTTTTGCTTCCGCCAGAACTACGCCACTCTGATCTACCCATTGATCATCTTTTTTAAGGAGCTTCAGATCCAAAGTATTGTTCCCATACACTTCAAGCGAAGCGAGTGAATCAAGATTCACGGCGAATACTTTTGATTCAACTAATTGGGCCAGATCGTAACTCTCAAGAGTCATTTCAATTGGATCAATCTGATAAATCTGATCTTGTGACGAGAGTGAAAGATAGGCCGAGTTATCAATCGGGTTAATAAGACCCATTTTAATTTCGAAAGATTTATCACGAGTATTCGTGAATAGGAGAGTCAGGGTTGGATTATCCAGAGAAAAACTCGTGATGTTAATTGGCTCAAGACGGTGAAAGTTACGAACACGAAT
Encoded here:
- a CDS encoding trypsin-like serine peptidase, with translation MKNLIALASLLALSQAFAANQSIEVVYGPDNRQDIYQVRNQLHLQLAQATAGMIDVRQFQKSSKPNFFDLVGTQSLERAMNICPSESFSQQPIAPNCSGFLVSPDTLITAGHCYKSFSTPENVCRGFAWVFGYDMKSPTANPTKDISVTNIYTCKSVVAAELNQTLDYAIIKLDRPVTGRTPLKFRTTGKIANNAQLVVIGHPTGLPTKVSPGAKVTRNTDSTKFSTNLDTFQGNSGSAVFDANTGMLEGILIQGRTDYHPSKESDPRSCLVVNKCDENIQNCAFVGNDNLGGVQWGEVVLRITALTSKIKQAQLTK
- a CDS encoding DNA cytosine methyltransferase; the encoded protein is MKTQTKSFNFIDLFSGCGGLSCGLEMAGHRCLLGVDANKEAIQSFAANHHEAAVYLGDIKKLSEKKLTELLKGQKVDMVVGGPPCQGFSTVGRGQVEDERNQLFKEFVRIVKVTQPKVILFENVTGLVAKKNQPILAKIFQYFEKLGYNMDARVLSAEEFGVPEKRRRAIIMGVKGGECVFPEVTHGKRSKQKVRTVSEVFKNLKAKNGQIYNHDVKAAQIKKVEDRERLKFIPAGKGIRYQEDELNYLPKKLRYGIDWNTLREKRFRQTRLQRLPLNEPSPTILTARTTYFHPTEARYLTPREAAACQSFPNDFIFHGSQTAMFRQIGNAVPPGLAHALGQAIKKIEFKKGVFKKKTAENILGKNAFHYHETTYL
- a CDS encoding AmpG family muropeptide MFS transporter, which codes for MKKIFSTRMLSMLLIGYSAGLPLLLIGSTLQAWMTDEGVDLTAIGLVSLLGLPYVFKFLWAPLLDRYKLPFLSRRKGWMLLFQVMLVLCILGLSLTNPKTDINLVCVWAFLIAFFSASQDVVLDAYRREILPDEELGLGSSLYITGYRLAMLVSGALALILADTIPWKDVYMWLAVFMAPAILFTFLAPKENHHIPIPANLKAAVVGPLKDFFTRKGAWIMLLFILMYKVGDSMASNMTTPFILDIGYSKTDIGTVAKTFGMVATILGGILGGTMMLRMNMRYSLITFGILQAVSTLGFAALPAMPVTFMSLALIIAFENLASGMGTAAYSAYMASLTNKQFTATQYALLTALMGIPRVILASPTGWMAKQMGWEMFFVVCTLVAVPGLLLLIPVFRLEKPAQKAAI
- a CDS encoding ankyrin repeat domain-containing protein, producing the protein MKSYWLATSCLVLSLLASCGKKEHEDKGNNDISTQPTEAEVSFYAQKEMRRAVVEDDLPALRRVLMENSFINLNEILFDGETYLTLAIKYNFNQIRNFLIEKGADVNKANINKETPLMVAIAKGRSNSVRVLLDLKVDLNKKNAEGDTALIVAIKNLDEDSANLLINQGASLTIPDKLDRSPLRIAEENQMTRIAELIQTYLKVEVGAPDLASYRSVLGQADYTMVKKLNQLFPTLLKSYDNCNPLSILVDSRDENKAILTAEYLLNENLSDIDGPKDAEITPLIKSTVLKKQKFVDLYLSHNANPHLWDKDGKSALIHAIELNSLPLVKSLIKFSAAEKYTFRKDGKKVTISACATAKEMAKKLRSSEEKEINSKIQGELDCGFLSWLF
- a CDS encoding DUF2797 domain-containing protein gives rise to the protein MTGTLSKMETRHDDVVSYGLQLREVRFDLNQAVGKDLRLTYSGNIICENCGKKTKKSYAEGHCYPCTMKLASCDLCILKPELCHFDKGTCREPQWGEENCFKNHIVYLANSSGLKVGITRKTQVPIRWMDQGASEALPILEVKNRFVSGQVEVLFKKHINDKTDWRKMLKGEPDSIDLKEWRDKLLKEVAEDLKHFDVTVLDQEIYKFKYPVEKYPEKVNSFNLDKTNEVTGRLMGIKGQYLIFDTGVLNVRSHTGYEITLEEIHATT